The Marinobacter subterrani genome has a segment encoding these proteins:
- the topA gene encoding type I DNA topoisomerase, with product MGKSLVIVESPAKAKTINKYLGSDFIVKSSVGHIRDLPVSGSGSQSDPKERARQAAATRKMSPEEKAAHKKRKSREQLVARMGVDPDQDWSARYEILPGKEKVVSELKRLAKSADHIYLATDLDREGEAIAWHLQETIGGEPEKYRRVVFNEITKRAIKEAFNDPGNLDNNRVNAQQARRFLDRVVGYMVSPLLWAKLARGLSAGRVQSVAVRLIVEREREIRKFIPEEFWQLHADLGAQQAKESVRFEVTRYGDKPYRPENEQQSAEHVARLKSGMFKVAKREDKPTRSRPSAPFITSTLQQAASNRMGFSVKKTMMLAQRLYEAGYITYMRTDSTNLSQDAVNSCREFVQKQFGNRYLPEKPRVYGSKEGAQEAHEAIRPTEVSRRPSDISGLEKDAEKLYDLIWRQFIACQMADAEFLSTSIVIANGDYELRTRGRIIKFDGFLKAAPQSAKKDEDVALPDIQVDETLDLKKLDPSQHFTKPAPRFTEASLVKELEKQGIGRPSTYASIISTIQDRGYVRLQNRRFYAEKMGEIVSERLTESFPNLMDYDFTARMEDELDEIAEGEVEWKKVLNDFYGKFRRQLETAESSDDGGMRANTPTETDIPCPTCSRNMQIRVASTGVFLGCSGYALPPKERCKTTINLIPGDEVVSADEDVEGEGETRLLRKKRRCTKCGTAMDSYLIDEKRKLHVCGNNPDCSGYEVEQGTFRIKGYDGPTLECDKCGSEMQLKTGRFGKYFGCTNTECKNTRKLLKNGEPAPPKMDPVPMPELQCQKVDDTYVLRDGASGLFLAASKFPKNRETRPPLVSEIKPHRKEIDPKYDYLMDAPEADPEGNPTVIRYSRKSKEQYVMSEKDGKATGWSAWYVNGKWQPQDKKK from the coding sequence ATGGGTAAAAGTCTCGTTATTGTCGAGTCGCCAGCGAAAGCGAAGACCATCAACAAATACCTGGGCTCAGACTTTATTGTGAAGTCGAGCGTCGGGCATATTCGCGACCTTCCAGTGAGTGGCAGCGGGTCCCAATCCGACCCCAAAGAGCGGGCCAGGCAGGCGGCTGCCACCCGCAAGATGAGCCCGGAGGAAAAGGCCGCGCACAAGAAGCGCAAGTCCCGCGAACAGCTCGTCGCGCGCATGGGTGTTGATCCGGATCAGGACTGGAGTGCCCGTTACGAGATCCTTCCCGGCAAGGAAAAAGTGGTCAGCGAACTGAAGCGCCTGGCGAAATCCGCCGACCATATCTATCTCGCGACGGATTTGGACCGCGAGGGGGAGGCGATTGCCTGGCACCTGCAGGAAACGATTGGTGGTGAGCCGGAAAAGTACCGGAGGGTGGTGTTTAACGAAATCACCAAACGGGCCATCAAGGAAGCTTTCAACGATCCGGGTAACCTCGACAATAACCGGGTGAACGCCCAGCAGGCCCGGCGTTTTCTTGACCGGGTAGTAGGTTATATGGTGTCGCCGCTGCTGTGGGCCAAGCTGGCCCGTGGCTTGTCTGCCGGGCGGGTGCAGTCGGTTGCGGTACGGCTGATTGTCGAGCGCGAACGTGAGATCCGTAAATTCATTCCGGAAGAGTTCTGGCAGTTGCACGCCGATCTGGGTGCACAACAGGCCAAAGAGTCGGTGCGATTCGAAGTTACCCGCTATGGCGACAAGCCTTACCGGCCAGAAAATGAACAGCAGAGCGCTGAGCATGTTGCCCGCCTGAAATCGGGCATGTTCAAGGTTGCCAAACGCGAAGACAAGCCGACCAGGTCCCGGCCGTCCGCACCCTTTATTACCTCAACCCTGCAACAGGCGGCGAGCAACCGCATGGGGTTCAGCGTCAAGAAAACCATGATGCTGGCGCAGCGGCTTTATGAAGCCGGTTACATCACCTACATGCGTACCGACTCCACCAACCTGAGTCAGGATGCGGTCAACAGCTGCCGGGAGTTTGTCCAGAAGCAGTTCGGCAACCGCTACCTGCCGGAGAAGCCACGGGTTTATGGCAGCAAGGAAGGCGCTCAGGAGGCCCACGAGGCCATCCGCCCGACCGAGGTGAGTCGTCGCCCGTCGGATATCAGTGGCCTGGAGAAAGATGCCGAGAAGCTGTACGACCTGATCTGGCGCCAGTTCATCGCCTGCCAGATGGCGGATGCGGAGTTTCTCAGCACCTCTATTGTTATCGCCAATGGCGATTACGAGCTGCGCACCCGTGGGCGCATCATCAAGTTTGACGGCTTCCTCAAGGCCGCGCCGCAATCCGCCAAGAAGGATGAGGACGTGGCGCTGCCGGATATCCAGGTTGATGAAACGCTGGACCTGAAGAAGCTTGATCCTAGCCAGCACTTTACCAAACCGGCGCCTCGGTTTACTGAAGCGAGCCTTGTCAAGGAGCTGGAGAAACAGGGCATCGGCCGGCCGTCGACCTACGCCTCGATCATTTCCACTATTCAGGATCGTGGCTATGTGCGGCTGCAGAATCGTCGTTTCTATGCCGAGAAAATGGGCGAGATTGTCAGTGAACGTCTGACCGAGTCGTTCCCCAATCTGATGGATTACGATTTTACCGCCCGGATGGAAGACGAGCTCGACGAGATTGCCGAGGGCGAGGTCGAGTGGAAAAAAGTTCTTAATGATTTCTACGGCAAGTTCCGCCGGCAGCTGGAGACCGCTGAAAGCAGCGACGACGGCGGCATGCGCGCCAATACGCCAACAGAAACCGACATTCCGTGTCCGACCTGCAGCCGTAACATGCAGATTCGTGTAGCCAGCACCGGCGTGTTCCTGGGGTGCTCCGGCTACGCCTTGCCGCCGAAGGAGCGCTGTAAGACCACCATCAACCTGATCCCGGGTGACGAGGTGGTCAGCGCCGATGAAGACGTGGAAGGCGAGGGCGAAACCCGCCTGCTGCGCAAGAAGCGGCGCTGCACCAAATGCGGCACTGCCATGGACAGCTACCTGATTGACGAGAAGCGCAAGCTGCACGTTTGTGGTAACAACCCGGACTGTTCAGGCTATGAGGTAGAGCAGGGCACCTTCCGCATCAAGGGTTATGATGGTCCGACCCTGGAGTGCGACAAGTGCGGCTCCGAGATGCAGCTGAAAACCGGCCGCTTTGGCAAGTACTTTGGCTGTACCAACACAGAGTGCAAGAACACTCGCAAGCTATTGAAAAATGGCGAGCCGGCACCCCCCAAGATGGACCCGGTACCGATGCCTGAACTGCAGTGCCAAAAGGTGGATGACACCTACGTACTGCGGGACGGGGCGTCTGGCCTGTTCCTGGCTGCCAGCAAGTTTCCGAAAAACCGTGAAACCCGTCCACCCCTGGTGAGCGAGATCAAGCCCCATCGCAAGGAAATCGACCCCAAGTACGATTATCTGATGGACGCTCCCGAGGCTGATCCGGAAGGCAATCCGACGGTGATCCGCTACAGCCGGAAGTCGAAGGAGCAATATGTCATGAGCGAGAAGGACGGCAAGGCGACGGGTTGGTCGGCCTGGTATGTCAACGGGAAGTGGCAGCCGCAAGACAAGAAAAAATAA
- a CDS encoding NAD(P)-dependent oxidoreductase: protein MTTAAFIGLGVMGYPMAGHLANAGLTVRVWNRTAAKSEQWAREYSGTGCSTIGEAVKDADVVLTCVGADRDLKAVYEGEEGILAGAAPGAVLVDHTTASAGIAEYLAEAARNKGMGFIDAPVSGGQQGAENGKLTIMCGGSEADYAKVQPVMAHYSRALNLMGPAGSGQKTKMVNQIAIAGLVQGLSEALHFAEQAGLDVARVVDVISKGAAQSWQMENRSGTMIAGEFEHGFAVDWMRKDLGICLEEARKVNASLPVAALVDQFYADVQAMGGKRWDTSSLIQRLRKFR, encoded by the coding sequence ATGACTACAGCAGCATTTATCGGCCTCGGCGTCATGGGGTACCCGATGGCGGGTCACCTGGCCAACGCCGGGCTCACGGTCAGGGTCTGGAACCGGACTGCAGCCAAATCCGAACAGTGGGCAAGGGAATATTCCGGAACCGGCTGCAGCACCATTGGTGAAGCCGTGAAGGACGCCGACGTTGTTTTGACGTGCGTTGGTGCCGACCGGGATCTGAAAGCGGTTTATGAAGGCGAGGAAGGCATTCTTGCCGGCGCAGCCCCCGGAGCGGTTCTTGTCGACCACACTACCGCGTCCGCCGGCATCGCTGAATACCTGGCCGAAGCTGCCCGTAACAAGGGCATGGGCTTTATCGACGCCCCGGTCTCCGGCGGCCAGCAGGGCGCTGAAAACGGCAAGCTGACCATCATGTGCGGCGGCTCCGAAGCAGACTACGCGAAGGTTCAGCCTGTTATGGCGCATTACTCTCGGGCGCTCAACCTGATGGGCCCCGCCGGCAGCGGCCAGAAAACCAAAATGGTGAATCAGATAGCCATTGCCGGGCTGGTACAGGGTCTGTCAGAGGCACTGCACTTCGCGGAACAGGCTGGGTTGGACGTCGCCAGAGTGGTTGATGTGATTTCCAAAGGGGCCGCACAATCCTGGCAGATGGAGAATCGCTCCGGCACCATGATCGCCGGTGAATTTGAGCACGGCTTTGCCGTCGACTGGATGCGCAAGGATCTGGGTATCTGCCTGGAGGAGGCACGCAAGGTGAACGCTTCACTGCCGGTGGCTGCGCTGGTCGATCAGTTCTATGCCGACGTGCAGGCCATGGGTGGCAAACGCTGGGATACTTCTTCGCTGATACAGCGGTTAAGGAAGTTTCGATAA
- the gltA gene encoding citrate synthase — MTDRKATLSVGDKSIELPIYSGTVGPDVIDVRGLVQEGVFTYDPGFVSTAACESAITYIDGANGVLLHRGYPIEQLAEHSDYLEVCYLLLHGELPNAEENKQFHDTIKNHTMLHDQMRNFFQGFRRDAHPMAIMCGVVGALSAFYHDQMDVTDQTQREITAHRLIAKMPTIAAWCYKYSLGQPFMYPKNNLSYSENFLQMMFGVPCEEYKPNPILAKAMDKIFILHADHEQNASTSTVRLAGSTGANPYACIASGIAALWGPAHGGANEAVLDMLAEIGDESNIEKFIAKAKDKDDPFRLMGFGHRVYKNFDPRAKVMAETAHEVLTELGLENDPLLKIAQRLEKIALEDEYFVKRQLYPNVDFYSGIILKAIGIPTSMFTVIFAMSRTIGWFSHWNEMVSGDYRIGRPRQLYTGSPKRDYPTK, encoded by the coding sequence ATGACCGACAGGAAAGCCACGCTCTCGGTGGGGGACAAGTCCATTGAGCTACCGATCTATTCCGGCACCGTCGGCCCTGACGTTATCGACGTACGAGGCCTGGTCCAGGAAGGCGTTTTCACATACGACCCGGGATTCGTATCCACAGCAGCCTGTGAATCAGCCATTACCTACATTGACGGTGCAAACGGTGTTCTCCTGCACCGGGGCTATCCGATAGAACAACTGGCCGAGCACTCCGACTACCTGGAAGTCTGCTACCTCCTTCTCCATGGCGAACTCCCCAATGCCGAAGAGAACAAGCAGTTCCATGATACGATCAAGAACCACACCATGCTGCACGACCAGATGCGGAACTTCTTCCAGGGTTTCCGTCGTGACGCTCACCCGATGGCCATCATGTGCGGTGTCGTTGGCGCCCTCTCGGCTTTCTATCACGACCAGATGGACGTGACCGATCAGACCCAGCGGGAGATTACTGCGCATCGCCTGATTGCGAAAATGCCCACCATTGCTGCCTGGTGTTACAAGTACAGCCTCGGCCAGCCGTTCATGTATCCGAAGAATAACCTGTCCTACTCCGAAAACTTCCTGCAGATGATGTTTGGCGTACCCTGCGAGGAGTACAAGCCGAACCCGATCCTGGCCAAAGCCATGGACAAGATCTTTATTCTGCACGCCGATCACGAGCAGAACGCCTCAACCTCTACCGTGCGCCTTGCCGGATCCACCGGCGCCAACCCCTACGCCTGTATTGCTTCTGGCATTGCAGCACTCTGGGGACCGGCTCACGGCGGCGCTAACGAAGCGGTACTGGACATGCTGGCGGAGATCGGTGACGAGTCCAATATCGAGAAGTTCATTGCCAAGGCCAAAGACAAGGATGATCCTTTCCGCCTGATGGGCTTCGGCCACCGGGTCTACAAGAACTTCGACCCGCGCGCCAAGGTTATGGCCGAAACCGCTCACGAAGTCCTTACCGAGCTTGGCCTGGAGAATGATCCTCTGCTGAAGATCGCCCAACGCCTGGAAAAAATTGCGCTGGAAGACGAATACTTTGTGAAGCGCCAGCTCTACCCGAACGTTGACTTCTACTCCGGCATCATCCTGAAGGCAATCGGCATTCCGACCTCTATGTTCACGGTGATTTTCGCCATGTCCCGCACGATCGGCTGGTTCTCTCACTGGAACGAAATGGTCAGTGGTGACTACCGCATTGGTCGCCCGCGCCAGCTTTACACCGGATCCCCGAAACGGGACTACCCGACGAAGTAA
- the sdhC gene encoding succinate dehydrogenase, cytochrome b556 subunit: MNSKRPVNLDLGKFHFPLPAITSILHRISGIIIFVGVAFMLYGLQLSLSGEEGFSRVSELLDSFLAKLIIWGILSALLYHLVAGIKHLFMDMGIGEELESGRLAAKITIVVSVILIVLAGVWVW; this comes from the coding sequence GTGAATAGCAAACGACCAGTAAATCTCGATCTCGGCAAGTTTCATTTTCCGCTGCCAGCCATTACGTCCATATTGCACCGCATCAGCGGCATCATCATTTTTGTTGGTGTTGCGTTCATGCTTTACGGGCTTCAGCTTTCCCTGTCCGGGGAAGAGGGCTTCAGCCGTGTAAGTGAACTGCTGGACAGCTTCCTTGCCAAGCTGATTATCTGGGGCATTTTGTCTGCTCTGCTGTACCACCTGGTTGCAGGTATCAAGCACCTGTTCATGGACATGGGCATTGGTGAAGAGCTGGAGAGCGGCCGCCTCGCCGCGAAGATCACGATTGTGGTTTCCGTTATTCTCATCGTTCTGGCAGGAGTCTGGGTATGGTAA
- the sdhD gene encoding succinate dehydrogenase, hydrophobic membrane anchor protein, translated as MVNSVTNLGRSGVFDWMIQRVTAYVLALYTIFLLGFMLTTDVNYESWSALFDQTWFRIFTLMALLSIGAHAWVGLWTVTTDYIKPMGPRFIVQAACGLTMFVYVVWGVQIIWGL; from the coding sequence ATGGTAAACAGCGTCACGAACCTGGGTCGCAGTGGTGTTTTTGACTGGATGATCCAGCGGGTAACCGCCTACGTACTTGCTTTGTATACAATTTTCCTGCTTGGTTTCATGCTGACCACTGACGTGAACTACGAGTCCTGGTCGGCCCTGTTCGATCAGACCTGGTTCCGTATTTTTACTCTGATGGCACTGTTGTCCATTGGTGCGCACGCCTGGGTCGGTCTGTGGACGGTAACCACAGACTACATCAAGCCCATGGGCCCAAGGTTTATTGTGCAGGCAGCGTGTGGTCTGACCATGTTTGTGTATGTGGTCTGGGGTGTTCAGATTATTTGGGGGCTTTAA
- the sdhA gene encoding succinate dehydrogenase flavoprotein subunit: MANIKTMSYDAIVIGGGGSGMRAALQLTESGVNTACITKVFPTRSHTVSAQGGITCAIASADPNDDWRWHMYDTVKGSDYIADQDAVEYMCSVGPQAVFELEHMGLPFSRTEQGRIYQRPFGGQSKGPDDPTQAARTCAAADRTGHALLHTLYQANIKGGTTFLNEWYAVDLVKNGKNEVVGVVAIEVETGEVAYIKSKATVLATGGAGRIYASTTNALINTGDGVGMALRAGFPMQDMEMWQFHPTGIYGAGTLVTEGCRGEGGYLINAEGERFMERYAPNAKDLAGRDVVARSMVIEILEGRGCGPDKDHVLLKLDHLGEETLNLRLPGICELSRTFAHVDPVKEPIPVVPTCHYMMGGIPTNVGGQALTQDENGKDKPIPGLFACGEAACVSVHGANRLGGNSLLDLVVFGRAAGLHIEEQLRGGFEVDGASEEDIKRAMARLDRLNSASEGESVAEVRKELQNCMQLYFGVFRDGKSMEEGLKKLEAIGKRVRNTRLDDTSNAFNTARIEALELDNLYEVALATAISAFERKESRGAHARNDFTERDDENWLKHSMYFPLDKRVGKRDVNFAPKTVATFEPKVRTY, from the coding sequence ATGGCTAATATCAAGACCATGTCTTATGACGCGATCGTGATCGGTGGCGGTGGGTCCGGAATGCGGGCTGCGCTGCAGTTGACTGAGTCCGGCGTTAATACCGCGTGTATCACCAAAGTCTTTCCGACGCGTTCGCATACGGTATCTGCCCAGGGCGGCATTACCTGTGCCATTGCAAGTGCTGATCCCAACGACGACTGGCGCTGGCACATGTATGACACGGTTAAGGGCTCGGACTACATCGCCGACCAGGATGCCGTTGAATACATGTGTTCTGTGGGCCCCCAGGCTGTTTTCGAGCTGGAGCACATGGGGCTGCCGTTCTCCCGTACCGAGCAGGGCCGTATTTACCAGCGCCCGTTCGGTGGCCAGTCCAAGGGCCCGGATGACCCGACTCAGGCCGCACGTACCTGTGCCGCTGCTGACCGCACCGGTCATGCGCTCCTGCATACTCTTTATCAGGCAAACATCAAGGGCGGTACGACCTTCCTGAATGAGTGGTACGCCGTAGATCTCGTGAAGAACGGCAAGAACGAAGTTGTTGGTGTTGTTGCCATCGAGGTTGAAACCGGCGAAGTGGCCTACATCAAATCCAAGGCGACGGTTCTGGCGACAGGCGGTGCCGGCCGTATCTACGCATCGACCACCAATGCCCTGATCAACACCGGTGATGGCGTCGGTATGGCGCTGCGCGCCGGCTTCCCGATGCAGGATATGGAGATGTGGCAGTTCCATCCCACCGGCATCTATGGTGCTGGTACTCTGGTAACCGAGGGTTGCCGGGGTGAGGGTGGTTATCTGATCAACGCCGAAGGCGAGCGTTTCATGGAGCGTTATGCGCCCAACGCAAAAGATCTGGCGGGTCGCGATGTGGTTGCCCGTTCAATGGTTATCGAGATTCTGGAAGGGCGAGGTTGTGGCCCCGACAAGGATCACGTTCTGCTGAAGCTGGACCACCTCGGTGAAGAAACCCTGAACCTGCGTCTGCCAGGTATCTGCGAGCTGTCCCGTACCTTTGCCCATGTGGACCCGGTAAAAGAGCCGATCCCTGTGGTTCCGACCTGTCATTACATGATGGGTGGTATTCCGACCAATGTGGGTGGCCAGGCCCTGACCCAGGACGAAAATGGCAAAGACAAGCCGATTCCCGGCCTGTTCGCCTGCGGTGAGGCTGCCTGCGTATCGGTGCACGGTGCCAATCGCCTGGGTGGTAACTCTCTGCTGGATCTGGTGGTGTTCGGTCGAGCGGCCGGCCTGCACATCGAAGAACAGCTGCGCGGTGGCTTTGAGGTCGATGGGGCCAGCGAGGAAGACATCAAGCGTGCCATGGCGCGGCTCGATCGTCTCAACAGTGCGTCAGAAGGGGAGAGTGTTGCGGAAGTTCGCAAGGAGCTCCAGAACTGCATGCAGTTGTATTTTGGCGTATTCCGTGATGGCAAGAGCATGGAAGAGGGGCTGAAAAAGCTGGAGGCCATCGGTAAGCGCGTTCGTAACACCCGGTTGGACGACACCAGTAACGCCTTCAACACCGCGCGCATCGAAGCGCTCGAGCTCGATAACCTTTACGAAGTCGCCCTGGCGACCGCTATTTCAGCATTCGAGCGCAAGGAAAGTCGTGGTGCCCACGCTCGAAATGACTTCACCGAGCGTGACGACGAAAACTGGCTGAAGCACTCCATGTACTTCCCGCTAGACAAGCGTGTTGGCAAGCGTGATGTGAACTTTGCGCCGAAGACCGTAGCCACGTTCGAGCCGAAGGTCCGGACTTACTAA
- a CDS encoding succinate dehydrogenase iron-sulfur subunit, producing the protein MLVSLYRYNPETDNAPYMQDVEVEIPAGKDLMVLDVLNLMKERDPSVAYRRSCREGVCGSDGMNMNGKNGLACITPVSQVVKHDKLVLRPLPGLPVIRDLVVDMSLFYKQYEKVMPYLVNDKPAPAIERLQSPEDREKLDGLYECILCACCSTSCPSFWWNPDKFIGPAGLLQAYRFLADSRDTAQAERLANLDDPFSVFRCRGIMNCVSVCPKGLNPTRAIGHIRNLLLQRAT; encoded by the coding sequence ATGTTAGTAAGCCTTTATCGTTATAACCCGGAAACCGACAACGCGCCCTATATGCAGGACGTAGAGGTCGAGATTCCGGCAGGTAAGGATCTGATGGTCCTTGATGTTCTGAATCTCATGAAGGAGCGCGATCCCTCGGTGGCCTACCGTCGCTCCTGTCGTGAGGGCGTTTGTGGCTCTGACGGTATGAACATGAACGGCAAGAACGGCCTGGCTTGTATTACACCGGTTTCCCAGGTTGTGAAACATGACAAGCTGGTTCTGCGGCCGCTGCCGGGACTGCCTGTAATCCGTGATCTTGTTGTCGACATGAGCCTTTTCTACAAGCAGTATGAAAAAGTCATGCCGTACCTTGTGAACGACAAGCCGGCGCCCGCCATCGAGCGCCTGCAGTCGCCGGAAGACCGGGAAAAGCTGGATGGCCTTTACGAGTGCATTCTCTGTGCCTGCTGTTCCACATCCTGCCCGTCGTTCTGGTGGAATCCGGACAAGTTCATCGGCCCTGCGGGATTGTTGCAGGCTTACCGCTTCCTGGCGGACAGCCGCGATACGGCCCAGGCAGAACGGTTGGCAAATCTGGACGACCCGTTCAGCGTTTTCCGGTGCCGTGGCATCATGAACTGTGTCAGTGTCTGTCCGAAAGGCCTGAACCCCACAAGGGCAATCGGCCATATCCGGAATCTTCTGCTGCAACGGGCGACTTAA
- a CDS encoding 2-oxoglutarate dehydrogenase E1 component: MHESIMEQLWQTSHLQGGNLAYVEQLFETYLTDPNAVPEEWRSYFDKLPSVDGYQGRDIAHSSIREQFEHISRNQRFLASGGVPASATSDADKKQIRVLQLINAFRFRGHQEAKLDPLGVWQRPQVEDLDPAFHELSDSDSDLEFQTGSLNLGAETMKLGDIVKGLRQTYCGSIGAEYMHVVDTRIKRWFQQRMEPVRSQPEYEAKTRKHILERLTAAEGLEKYLGSRYPGVKRFGLEGGESLIPCLDELIQRAGSYGAKEIVLGMAHRGRLNVLVNTLGKNPKELFDEFEGKKLAASGSGDVKYHQGFSSNVMTPGGEVHLAMAFNPSHLEIVSPVVEGSVRARQTRRNDNDGTQVVPIIMHGDAAFAGQGVVMETFQMSQTRGFGVGGTIHIVINNQVGFTTSKQEDARSTEYCTDVAKMIQAPILHVNADDPEAVMFVTQMAMDYRNEFKNDVVIDLVCYRRRGHNEADEPAATQPVMYEKIRKLKTTRNLYADQLIAAGVISEDEGKQMENDYRDALDNGEHVVKSLVKEPNKALYVDWTPYLGHEWTAKCKSSVALKTIQKLGKKLTSVPEGFSIQRQVSKIVSDREKMTAGALPINWGYGEVMAYATLLNEGHPIRLTGQDIGRGTFSHRHAVLHNQKDGSTHIALAELAEDQPKFEIYDSLLSEEAVMAFEYGYSTTAPDGLVVWEAQFGDFANGAQVVIDQFLTSGEHKWGRLCGLTLLLPHGYEGQGPEHSSARLERFLQLSAEHNIQVCVPTTPSQVFHMLRRQVKRPLRKPLVAITPKSLLRHKEATSDLDDLTSGTFQTVLPEKEPSDPKKVTRLIMCSGKVYFDLLERKKADEREDVAIVRIEQLYPFPADDLDELLSKYSKLKHVVWCQEEPMNQGAWYCSQHHMRNALHRLNPKLYLQYAGRDASAAPACGHMSAHIEEQKKLVNDAFEI; the protein is encoded by the coding sequence ATGCACGAAAGCATAATGGAGCAGTTATGGCAGACTTCCCACCTGCAGGGTGGTAATCTCGCCTATGTTGAACAGCTTTTTGAAACCTACCTGACAGACCCCAATGCCGTTCCTGAAGAGTGGCGGAGCTATTTCGACAAGCTTCCCAGTGTCGATGGCTATCAGGGCCGAGACATCGCCCACTCTTCCATTCGCGAGCAGTTCGAACACATCTCCCGCAATCAGCGTTTTCTCGCCAGCGGCGGCGTTCCCGCCAGCGCTACGTCCGACGCAGACAAAAAGCAGATCCGTGTTCTCCAGTTGATCAACGCATTCCGTTTCCGTGGCCACCAGGAAGCAAAACTGGATCCGCTCGGCGTATGGCAGCGACCTCAGGTAGAAGATCTGGATCCGGCGTTCCACGAACTTTCGGATTCCGACAGCGACCTGGAATTCCAGACCGGTTCCCTGAATCTTGGCGCCGAGACCATGAAGCTCGGAGATATCGTCAAGGGGCTGCGTCAGACTTACTGCGGGAGCATCGGTGCCGAATACATGCACGTCGTCGATACCCGTATCAAGCGCTGGTTCCAGCAACGTATGGAGCCGGTTCGCTCGCAGCCGGAGTACGAGGCGAAAACCCGCAAGCACATTCTTGAACGCCTGACCGCCGCCGAGGGTCTGGAGAAGTATCTGGGGTCCCGTTACCCGGGTGTCAAGCGTTTTGGTCTTGAAGGCGGCGAGAGCCTGATTCCCTGCCTGGACGAACTGATCCAGCGCGCCGGCTCTTACGGCGCCAAGGAGATCGTTCTCGGCATGGCTCACCGTGGCCGCCTGAATGTTCTGGTCAACACCCTCGGGAAGAACCCGAAAGAACTGTTCGACGAGTTCGAAGGCAAGAAACTGGCCGCCTCTGGTTCCGGTGACGTCAAATACCATCAGGGTTTCTCGTCCAACGTTATGACCCCGGGCGGTGAGGTTCACCTGGCCATGGCCTTCAACCCATCGCACCTGGAAATTGTATCTCCGGTGGTCGAGGGTTCTGTTCGTGCTCGCCAGACCCGTCGCAATGATAACGACGGCACCCAGGTGGTCCCGATTATTATGCACGGTGATGCGGCGTTTGCCGGCCAGGGCGTGGTAATGGAAACCTTCCAGATGTCCCAGACCCGCGGTTTCGGGGTTGGTGGCACCATTCATATCGTCATCAACAACCAGGTTGGCTTTACCACCAGCAAGCAGGAAGACGCACGGTCTACTGAATACTGTACCGACGTTGCCAAGATGATTCAGGCGCCGATCCTGCATGTGAATGCGGATGACCCTGAAGCGGTCATGTTCGTTACCCAGATGGCCATGGACTACCGCAACGAGTTCAAGAACGATGTGGTCATCGATCTGGTGTGCTACCGCCGCCGCGGCCATAACGAGGCGGATGAGCCGGCAGCCACCCAGCCGGTGATGTACGAGAAGATCCGTAAGCTGAAAACGACCCGCAATCTGTACGCTGACCAACTGATCGCAGCCGGCGTGATCAGCGAGGACGAAGGCAAGCAGATGGAGAATGATTACCGTGACGCGCTGGATAACGGTGAACACGTGGTCAAATCCCTGGTCAAGGAACCTAATAAAGCGCTTTATGTCGACTGGACGCCTTACCTGGGTCATGAGTGGACTGCCAAGTGCAAATCCAGTGTCGCCCTCAAGACGATCCAGAAGCTGGGCAAGAAGCTGACCTCGGTCCCCGAGGGATTCAGCATCCAGCGTCAGGTGTCCAAGATTGTTTCAGATCGCGAGAAGATGACGGCAGGTGCCCTGCCGATCAACTGGGGTTATGGCGAGGTTATGGCCTATGCGACCCTGCTGAACGAGGGCCATCCGATTCGTCTGACCGGCCAGGATATTGGCCGGGGCACTTTCTCCCACCGTCATGCGGTTCTTCACAACCAGAAAGATGGCTCTACCCACATTGCTCTGGCAGAACTGGCCGAAGACCAGCCAAAGTTTGAAATCTACGACTCGCTGCTTTCGGAAGAAGCCGTGATGGCGTTTGAGTACGGTTATTCAACTACGGCGCCAGACGGTCTTGTGGTCTGGGAGGCGCAGTTCGGCGACTTCGCCAATGGCGCTCAGGTGGTCATTGATCAGTTCCTGACCAGTGGTGAACACAAGTGGGGGCGCCTCTGTGGTCTGACTCTCCTGCTGCCGCATGGTTACGAAGGGCAGGGGCCAGAGCATAGTTCTGCGCGTCTTGAGCGGTTCCTGCAACTTTCTGCCGAGCACAACATTCAGGTGTGCGTGCCGACCACACCGTCGCAGGTGTTCCATATGCTTCGCCGCCAGGTCAAACGCCCGCTGCGCAAGCCTTTGGTTGCGATTACGCCGAAAAGCCTGCTGCGTCACAAGGAGGCCACCTCCGACCTGGACGACCTGACCTCCGGAACCTTCCAGACGGTGCTGCCCGAGAAAGAGCCGTCTGATCCAAAGAAGGTGACGCGCCTGATCATGTGCAGTGGCAAGGTGTACTTCGATCTTCTGGAAAGAAAGAAAGCCGACGAGCGTGAGGATGTCGCTATCGTCCGTATCGAACAGCTATACCCGTTCCCGGCGGACGACCTTGATGAGCTTCTGAGCAAATACAGCAAGCTCAAGCACGTAGTCTGGTGTCAGGAAGAGCCGATGAACCAGGGTGCCTGGTACTGCAGCCAGCATCATATGCGTAACGCGCTGCACCGCCTGAACCCGAAGCTGTACCTTCAATATGCCGGTCGTGACGCTTCGGCTGCTCCCGCTTGTGGCCACATGTCGGCCCACATTGAAGAGCAGAAGAAACTGGTTAACGACGCGTTTGAAATTTGA